In the bacterium genome, one interval contains:
- the pgl gene encoding 6-phosphogluconolactonase, producing the protein MRQIAICETLEDVADAAADLICEAQREAIAERGVFRIAFSGGVEIGELLEELATEDWSEETDWERWEVFWSDERAVPPAHPDSHYRMAYEALLDYVPIGEVWRMPGETENLSEAADEYARTIKSRFGPGAPVFDVIVLSIGQDGHVAALFPGDAAIESGALIEVVESKSGTRMLTFTPRVINQARRVILLAAGEDKAQSLRQLLVEEDFRLPAARIQLQDGECWWVLDQAAASLIR; encoded by the coding sequence ATGAGACAGATTGCGATTTGCGAAACTCTGGAGGACGTTGCCGACGCGGCCGCGGATCTGATCTGCGAAGCCCAGCGCGAAGCCATTGCCGAGCGGGGCGTGTTCCGAATCGCCTTTTCGGGAGGCGTTGAGATCGGCGAACTTCTTGAAGAGCTGGCAACGGAAGACTGGTCGGAGGAGACGGACTGGGAGCGCTGGGAAGTGTTCTGGAGCGACGAGCGGGCCGTGCCGCCCGCTCATCCCGACTCGCATTACCGGATGGCGTACGAAGCCTTGCTTGATTACGTGCCGATCGGCGAAGTCTGGCGGATGCCCGGCGAGACGGAGAATCTGAGTGAAGCGGCCGATGAATACGCGCGCACGATCAAGTCCCGATTCGGCCCCGGCGCGCCCGTATTCGACGTGATTGTTCTCTCCATCGGACAAGACGGTCACGTCGCGGCGCTGTTTCCGGGTGATGCGGCCATCGAGTCGGGAGCGCTGATCGAAGTTGTCGAATCCAAATCCGGAACTCGCATGCTCACGTTCACGCCGCGAGTCATCAATCAAGCGCGGCGAGTGATCCTGCTGGCGGCGGGCGAGGACAAGGCGCAGTCGCTGCGTCAACTACTCGTCGAGGAGGATTTCCGCTTGCCAGCCGCGCGGATTCAGCTTCAAGACGGTGAATGCTGGTGGGTCCTCGATCAGGCGGCGGCAAGCCTGATCCGCTGA
- a CDS encoding glucose-6-phosphate dehydrogenase assembly protein OpcA, which translates to MNLFYATGSDLEGVKELVAELKESEAAQAFVVEVGAGWTRIECVAGGQPIFFEGKAAETPSAAAALLALRQAGSPTALIWDVSLLPDHPLLISLGRECDRVITSMIRPCASTISLQRWFDLRRRLGSRPLISDLFESLVNPWQREISRIMTEHDSASICEVAFYFASDSLPADMLLVGAWIATVLGWTDESIISCDDRTDIAFARDRSMIFVKASKTDGTRVELHFDDSQDTPFICEEPEGEVLIVELLREQLSSMKRNPVRESSLERAEKWIRELTDR; encoded by the coding sequence ATGAACCTCTTCTATGCTACGGGAAGCGATCTTGAAGGCGTAAAAGAACTCGTAGCCGAACTCAAGGAGAGCGAGGCGGCTCAGGCGTTTGTCGTCGAGGTGGGGGCAGGCTGGACACGTATTGAGTGCGTAGCGGGCGGCCAGCCGATCTTTTTTGAAGGGAAAGCCGCCGAAACACCGTCGGCTGCGGCTGCGCTGCTGGCGCTGCGGCAAGCCGGATCGCCGACCGCGCTCATTTGGGATGTGTCGCTTCTCCCCGACCATCCGCTGCTCATCTCGCTGGGTCGAGAGTGTGATCGCGTGATTACCTCGATGATTCGTCCCTGCGCTTCGACAATTTCCCTGCAAAGATGGTTCGACCTTCGGAGGAGGCTTGGCTCACGGCCACTTATCAGCGATTTATTCGAATCGCTCGTGAATCCGTGGCAGCGGGAGATTTCGAGGATCATGACCGAACATGACAGCGCTTCGATTTGTGAAGTTGCTTTCTACTTCGCCTCCGACAGCCTTCCCGCCGACATGCTGCTCGTGGGCGCATGGATCGCAACAGTCCTCGGTTGGACTGACGAAAGCATTATTTCCTGCGATGACAGAACCGATATCGCTTTCGCACGTGATCGTTCGATGATCTTCGTGAAAGCGTCAAAAACCGATGGCACACGGGTGGAACTCCACTTCGATGATTCCCAAGACACACCTTTCATCTGCGAAGAGCCGGAAGGGGAAGTGCTCATCGTCGAACTTCTGCGAGAGCAACTTTCGAGTATGAAACGGAATCCCGTACGCGAGTCTTCGCTTGAGCGAGCCGAAAAATGGATCAGGGAGTTGACCGACCGATGA
- a CDS encoding MotA/TolQ/ExbB proton channel family protein → MRHRSRFWTSPVTYLLAAAAFVMSFLYHGLSHAQTGRAQEYITMSERIGRIIVQYRAFDVWIYFFQGLLFFLCLGFTIYYLLLFHRTSFMSRIRQKLSEMTRKLDMQAAIEFEINSLSNKFLFLDLVITGAPVAGLVGTVVGLVRVFSQQTIVEHVSMQSIAGGMYVAMVTTVVGLLVALVGIIARHLLDSRLAEIRDMLSGAR, encoded by the coding sequence ATGAGACATCGTTCACGATTCTGGACTTCTCCGGTAACATATCTTCTGGCGGCGGCAGCCTTTGTCATGTCATTCCTGTACCATGGCCTATCCCATGCTCAAACCGGCCGCGCGCAAGAATATATCACGATGTCGGAACGGATCGGCAGAATCATCGTCCAATACCGGGCTTTCGATGTCTGGATCTACTTCTTTCAAGGACTGCTCTTCTTTCTCTGTCTCGGCTTCACCATCTACTATCTCCTCCTTTTTCATCGCACTTCGTTCATGTCCCGGATTCGACAGAAGCTTTCCGAGATGACCCGCAAGCTGGACATGCAGGCGGCCATCGAGTTTGAAATCAACAGCCTCTCCAACAAATTCCTGTTTCTCGATCTCGTGATTACCGGTGCTCCGGTGGCGGGACTGGTGGGAACGGTGGTGGGCTTGGTTCGCGTGTTCAGCCAGCAGACGATTGTCGAGCACGTGTCCATGCAATCCATCGCCGGAGGAATGTACGTGGCGATGGTAACGACCGTCGTTGGCCTCTTGGTGGCTCTGGTGGGAATCATCGCCCGCCACCTGCTCGATTCGCGACTCGCGGAAATCCGCGATATGCTTTCGGGAGCGCGCTGA
- a CDS encoding biopolymer transporter ExbD, with product MARRNLFADVTTSFIDLAFNLLLFFVISLVIVPENVVPIRLPRSSAAEETTLQVSDDLVFYVLRDGTVLVEDQLLADSLAADTILFARADTVIAQYHQAKPEGRLILKADSGAVWDRPVQVMQAAGKHGMPLSIALEPQIGR from the coding sequence GTGGCCCGGCGAAATCTCTTTGCCGACGTGACCACGTCGTTCATTGATCTCGCGTTCAATCTGCTGCTGTTCTTCGTGATCTCGCTGGTGATTGTGCCCGAGAACGTCGTGCCGATTCGACTGCCCCGCAGTTCCGCGGCCGAGGAAACGACGTTGCAGGTGAGCGACGACCTGGTCTTCTACGTCCTGCGCGATGGAACCGTGCTGGTGGAAGACCAACTGCTGGCCGATTCGCTGGCCGCCGACACGATCCTCTTCGCCCGCGCCGACACCGTGATCGCCCAGTATCATCAGGCCAAACCCGAGGGACGGCTGATTCTCAAGGCCGACAGCGGAGCGGTATGGGATCGCCCCGTGCAGGTTATGCAGGCCGCCGGAAAACATGGTATGCCGCTCAGTATCGCCCTCGAACCGCAAATCGGCCGCTAA
- the trxA gene encoding thioredoxin: protein MTDKTKTKALHVSDKEFADTLKKNSMVVVDCYADWCAPCRMVAPVIEELAGEYEGKVTFAKVDVDSSPGVAMQFGVRSIPTLLFFKDGKLVDQQVGALPKPALKQRVEALLTA, encoded by the coding sequence ATGACCGACAAGACAAAAACTAAAGCCTTACACGTCAGCGACAAAGAGTTTGCCGACACACTCAAGAAAAATTCGATGGTGGTGGTGGACTGCTACGCGGACTGGTGCGCGCCGTGCCGGATGGTCGCACCCGTCATCGAAGAGCTGGCCGGAGAATACGAGGGAAAAGTGACGTTCGCTAAGGTGGACGTGGATTCCAGCCCCGGCGTGGCCATGCAATTCGGCGTGCGTTCGATTCCCACGCTGCTGTTCTTCAAGGACGGAAAGCTTGTGGATCAGCAGGTGGGTGCGCTTCCCAAACCGGCGCTCAAACAGCGCGTGGAGGCGTTGCTCACGGCGTAG
- a CDS encoding choice-of-anchor J domain-containing protein: protein MKFLFRMVVFLAMVSLVFASVQVAVKETEPRVAVAKYENAAPDLGAVEQPCTLPPVGSRNPHTLDEVIISQGFEGLANWALPTGWIQVDVDNGYCDQFTRNSTWGVYNYGAANAHTGTNVVMNHYNTSGLQNNDWLILPQQNLTGTITLTYWAASQDPLYLESYEVRVSTTGTLPANFTNVIYTGTNIPSAWTQHVHDLSTYAGAPFYIAFHYISADEFVLKIDDLLLEAGQAEPMGVVMGTVTNAQTSAPLAGVAVAILGTQLTATTDASGGYTFPRVPPGTYNLQFTRDNFVTLVDSGNVVVADDTTTVNVAMTPSGGGEAINEDFEGYANWALPPGWIQVDVDNGYCDQFTRNSTWGVYNYGAANAHSGTNVVMNHYNTSGLANNDWLILPQQTLGAPITFTYWAASQDPLYLENYEVRVSTTGSLPANFTNLIYTGTNIPTAWTEHTHDLSAYAGIPIYIAFHYISADEFVLKIDDVVLEGAEPGPMGIVMGTITNSQTSQPMLNVQVAILGTSLTANTNAQGRYTFAAVDTGTYDLRFTRANFDTAVVEDVVVTDGDTTTVNVAMDPTNAIGDVSTLPREFKFYGNYPNPFNAQTQFSFALDRVSEVELVLYNVAGQEVARLVNDVMSTGEHVVSFDASTLSTGVYIARLTAGQHTATHKLMLLK, encoded by the coding sequence ATGAAGTTTCTATTTCGAATGGTTGTGTTTCTGGCGATGGTCTCGCTGGTCTTCGCGAGCGTTCAAGTCGCCGTCAAGGAAACTGAACCACGGGTAGCCGTGGCCAAGTACGAGAACGCCGCGCCCGATCTGGGAGCGGTCGAGCAGCCCTGCACGCTGCCTCCGGTGGGCTCGCGCAATCCGCACACGCTGGATGAAGTCATCATCTCCCAGGGCTTCGAAGGCCTGGCCAACTGGGCGTTGCCCACCGGCTGGATTCAGGTGGACGTGGATAACGGATACTGCGATCAATTCACCCGCAATTCCACCTGGGGCGTGTACAACTATGGAGCGGCCAACGCCCATACCGGCACCAACGTGGTGATGAACCACTACAACACCAGCGGGCTGCAAAACAACGACTGGCTGATTCTGCCGCAACAAAACCTCACCGGCACCATCACGCTGACCTACTGGGCGGCCTCGCAGGACCCGCTCTATCTCGAATCGTATGAGGTCCGCGTTTCCACCACCGGCACTCTGCCGGCCAATTTCACGAACGTCATCTACACCGGAACCAACATTCCTTCCGCCTGGACGCAGCACGTCCATGATCTGTCCACCTATGCCGGAGCGCCTTTCTACATCGCGTTCCACTACATTTCAGCCGACGAGTTCGTGCTGAAGATTGACGACCTGCTACTGGAAGCCGGTCAGGCGGAACCGATGGGCGTGGTGATGGGAACGGTGACGAACGCCCAAACCTCGGCACCCCTTGCGGGCGTGGCGGTGGCCATCCTGGGAACCCAACTGACGGCGACGACCGATGCCAGCGGCGGGTATACCTTCCCGCGCGTTCCGCCCGGCACCTACAACCTTCAGTTTACCCGAGACAACTTCGTGACGCTGGTGGACTCCGGCAACGTGGTCGTGGCTGATGATACCACGACCGTGAACGTCGCCATGACCCCGAGCGGCGGCGGCGAAGCCATCAACGAAGATTTTGAGGGCTACGCTAACTGGGCGCTGCCCCCCGGCTGGATACAGGTGGACGTGGATAACGGATACTGCGATCAGTTCACCCGCAATTCCACCTGGGGCGTTTACAACTATGGAGCGGCGAACGCCCACAGCGGCACCAACGTCGTGATGAACCACTACAACACCAGCGGGCTGGCCAACAACGACTGGCTGATTCTTCCGCAGCAGACGCTGGGCGCACCGATCACGTTCACGTATTGGGCGGCCTCGCAGGATCCGCTTTACCTCGAGAACTATGAGGTGCGCGTATCCACCACCGGCAGTCTGCCGGCCAATTTCACGAACCTCATCTACACGGGCACCAACATCCCCACGGCGTGGACGGAGCATACCCACGATCTATCGGCCTATGCGGGAATCCCGATCTACATCGCGTTCCACTACATCTCGGCCGACGAGTTTGTGCTGAAGATTGACGACGTCGTGCTGGAGGGCGCCGAACCCGGTCCGATGGGAATCGTCATGGGTACGATAACAAATTCGCAGACGTCGCAGCCGATGTTGAACGTTCAGGTCGCGATTCTGGGAACGTCCCTGACGGCCAACACCAACGCCCAGGGTCGCTACACGTTTGCGGCGGTGGACACGGGAACCTACGACCTTCGGTTCACGCGGGCGAACTTCGACACGGCCGTCGTGGAAGACGTCGTGGTGACCGACGGTGATACGACCACGGTGAACGTGGCGATGGATCCGACGAATGCCATCGGTGACGTCTCGACGCTGCCGCGCGAGTTCAAGTTCTACGGAAACTACCCGAATCCATTCAACGCGCAAACGCAGTTCAGCTTTGCCCTCGACCGGGTATCGGAAGTGGAACTTGTGCTGTACAACGTCGCCGGGCAGGAAGTTGCACGGTTGGTGAACGACGTGATGAGCACGGGCGAGCACGTGGTGTCGTTCGACGCTTCCACGCTCTCCACCGGTGTTTACATCGCGCGTCTCACGGCCGGCCAGCACACGGCCACGCATAAACTGATGCTGCTGAAGTAG
- a CDS encoding carboxypeptidase regulatory-like domain-containing protein: MIFDFSTLRRPPSETVSFFVAVILFAATALAVPPSAHKRDIFLSLDKFSSQDIEVARIAGADDSRDALDEVLLTEDFETVAPGALPANWMQVDRDGGYCSWFQALSRWRVFRHDYFAAHSGRKFVMCHFNDGTLPNDDWLILSENSAGAPILLSYWAASQDADYLESFEVRASTGGAAPEDFTTLVYSAASVPAAWTYFEHDLSALAGGSFRVAFHYTSTDRFVLKIDDVRIEGTPQSVGWISGTVMNDSAQAVAGATVTIAVLNRSVRTDSLGNYFLPLIPAGNHGLNFKHKYHFDHLESAVAVGAGETTRVDVTLPKMLLAFREYRSGELPRAITDFDTVSAQLFTSDTSIIHDLDVMVSIAHPRIGDLELWFVTVDTTRVQLTLRDPYVTGANITGCRFDDNAAYPWTVGDPPYSGRWRPHELLAAADGDSTLLIRGAQRFRAFKLFVYDGAEWDEGSITEFRMYLASKVGLVRGTVTDASSGQPLSAVAVRVYNSRRTVDTLTSVEGTYAVGLLPPGLFSVRFEYERYEPLTRLINVPGGFPTQLDVTLSPIVSAETPLTPLAFHFNGCTPNPFNAETRFQFTLPRAGNVSLTLYNLLGQVVARVSDGFFEAGTHDVSFRPTSLASGIYIAVLVTENHQARSKVVLLK; encoded by the coding sequence ATGATATTCGATTTCTCCACCCTCCGCCGCCCTCCAAGCGAAACGGTTTCGTTTTTCGTGGCCGTGATTCTTTTCGCGGCTACGGCGCTCGCCGTTCCGCCGTCGGCCCACAAACGCGATATCTTCTTATCGCTGGACAAGTTCTCCTCGCAAGACATCGAAGTTGCGCGGATTGCCGGTGCGGATGATTCGCGCGACGCGCTCGACGAGGTGCTGCTGACGGAAGACTTTGAAACGGTGGCGCCGGGAGCATTGCCGGCGAATTGGATGCAGGTTGACCGTGACGGCGGTTACTGCTCGTGGTTCCAGGCGCTCTCGCGATGGCGGGTTTTTCGCCATGACTACTTCGCGGCCCACAGCGGTCGCAAGTTCGTCATGTGCCATTTCAACGACGGCACGCTTCCCAACGACGACTGGCTGATTCTCTCGGAGAATTCGGCGGGCGCACCGATTCTGCTCAGCTACTGGGCAGCCTCACAGGACGCCGACTACCTCGAATCGTTTGAGGTGCGCGCGTCCACCGGTGGCGCCGCGCCTGAGGACTTCACGACCCTTGTCTATTCCGCCGCCAGCGTGCCGGCGGCGTGGACGTATTTCGAACACGATCTGTCGGCGCTGGCCGGAGGATCGTTCCGCGTGGCGTTTCACTACACCTCGACCGATCGCTTCGTTCTGAAGATTGACGACGTGCGGATCGAGGGCACACCGCAGAGCGTCGGTTGGATCAGCGGCACCGTGATGAATGACTCGGCCCAGGCGGTGGCCGGCGCGACGGTGACCATTGCGGTTCTGAATCGGAGCGTACGGACGGATTCACTGGGCAATTATTTTCTGCCGCTGATTCCCGCGGGAAACCACGGGCTGAACTTCAAACATAAGTATCACTTCGATCACTTGGAGTCCGCCGTGGCCGTGGGGGCGGGTGAAACAACCCGCGTGGACGTGACGCTGCCGAAAATGCTGTTGGCATTCCGCGAGTACCGTTCCGGCGAATTGCCGCGGGCGATCACCGATTTCGATACGGTCAGCGCGCAACTTTTCACGTCCGACACCTCCATCATCCATGATCTCGACGTGATGGTGTCCATTGCGCATCCCCGGATTGGGGACCTTGAACTGTGGTTCGTCACGGTGGACACGACCCGCGTGCAGCTGACGTTGCGTGATCCTTACGTGACGGGAGCGAACATCACCGGCTGCCGTTTCGACGACAACGCCGCGTATCCGTGGACGGTGGGCGATCCTCCTTATTCCGGACGCTGGCGGCCGCATGAACTGTTGGCGGCGGCTGACGGCGATTCGACGCTGCTCATTCGCGGAGCGCAAAGATTTCGCGCCTTCAAACTCTTCGTCTATGACGGAGCCGAGTGGGACGAAGGTTCCATCACCGAATTCCGGATGTATCTCGCGTCCAAGGTCGGATTGGTGCGGGGAACCGTCACCGATGCTTCCTCCGGCCAGCCGCTGTCCGCCGTGGCCGTCAGAGTCTACAACAGCCGTCGCACGGTAGACACGTTGACTTCCGTCGAGGGAACGTATGCGGTCGGGTTGCTTCCTCCCGGTCTGTTTTCCGTCCGCTTTGAATACGAAAGATACGAGCCGTTGACCCGTCTCATCAACGTTCCCGGCGGTTTTCCCACGCAATTGGACGTGACTCTCTCCCCCATCGTGTCGGCCGAAACTCCCCTCACACCCCTTGCCTTTCACTTCAACGGCTGCACACCGAATCCCTTTAACGCGGAGACTCGCTTCCAGTTCACGCTTCCGCGCGCGGGAAACGTGTCGCTGACGCTATATAATCTGTTGGGTCAAGTCGTCGCGCGAGTCAGCGACGGATTCTTCGAGGCCGGCACACACGATGTTTCCTTTCGACCGACCTCATTGGCTTCAGGAATCTATATCGCTGTTCTGGTCACGGAAAACCATCAGGCGAGAAGCAAGGTTGTTCTCCTCAAGTAA
- a CDS encoding TlpA family protein disulfide reductase, which yields MWRLAALSLVALVLISTGCKKTSPPVAKDAKMLNFTVMDINDRSVDMRQHLGKVVIVDFWDTWCGPCRRGIPEFVELYNEYNPKGLEIVGIAFARQGKDAVKKFSADYKMSYTSALFNEEARGIFGSPPSIPTTFIINQNGEVAEKVVGYRPKEYFEQKIRSLLKVS from the coding sequence ATGTGGAGGCTTGCTGCGCTTTCGCTCGTCGCATTGGTGTTGATCTCGACGGGCTGCAAGAAGACCTCGCCCCCGGTGGCGAAAGACGCCAAGATGCTCAATTTCACCGTGATGGACATCAATGACCGCTCGGTGGATATGCGGCAGCATCTGGGCAAGGTGGTGATCGTGGATTTCTGGGATACGTGGTGCGGGCCGTGTCGTCGCGGGATTCCGGAATTCGTGGAACTCTACAACGAGTACAATCCGAAGGGTCTGGAGATCGTCGGGATTGCGTTCGCCCGTCAGGGGAAGGACGCGGTTAAGAAGTTTTCCGCCGACTATAAGATGAGCTACACGAGCGCTCTGTTCAACGAAGAGGCGCGCGGGATTTTCGGATCGCCGCCCTCCATTCCTACGACGTTCATCATTAATCAGAACGGTGAAGTGGCGGAGAAGGTGGTCGGCTACCGGCCGAAAGAGTATTTCGAGCAGAAGATCCGCTCGCTTCTCAAGGTATCGTAA
- the alr gene encoding alanine racemase: MCVDWAGVKAVQPPTILGPEARIDLGALARNADRLLGRVRPRGLLAVVKWNAYGHGLVPCSKVLDEAGAAGFGVSSPAEGIALRKAGITKPILVMTDWVGKPPKQFLDWDLEAAATSWYKVEYLESVSRVLGRPIPTHVKFDTGLGRVGIHHSQASQALRKIARLPHLKVVGLYSHLGYNGPRDHDQGLRQIEVFNRIVAEARLLGMEPRWIHLANSAAALAIPDVPGNMVRTGIALYGQPPSPEVRDLLPLEPVMTLVGRIGFVRRVRRGHGFPDPLFWKAQQDGWGAEVRLGHRIGYPRSLAGRASALFRGKRQPVVGIIGEDICYLFCGSDRPEMGEEVVFWGKQKQEFLYLYELAPLIGALPYELPTWLSGSLPRVFGSPQLRLASEVHQAA, from the coding sequence ATGTGTGTAGATTGGGCGGGAGTGAAGGCCGTTCAACCACCCACTATTCTTGGGCCCGAAGCCCGGATTGATCTGGGGGCGCTGGCGCGGAACGCCGACCGGCTGCTCGGGAGGGTCCGTCCGCGTGGACTCCTGGCCGTGGTCAAGTGGAACGCCTACGGGCATGGGCTGGTCCCTTGTTCAAAGGTCTTGGACGAGGCGGGCGCGGCGGGTTTCGGGGTGAGTTCTCCGGCGGAAGGCATCGCACTCCGAAAAGCGGGGATCACGAAGCCGATTCTGGTGATGACCGATTGGGTGGGCAAGCCGCCCAAGCAGTTCCTCGACTGGGATCTCGAAGCCGCCGCCACCTCGTGGTATAAGGTGGAGTATCTCGAATCGGTTTCCCGCGTTCTGGGTCGGCCGATTCCCACGCACGTGAAATTCGACACGGGTCTGGGACGGGTCGGTATCCATCATTCGCAGGCTTCACAAGCCCTGCGGAAAATCGCCCGTCTACCGCATCTGAAGGTGGTGGGGCTTTACTCCCACCTCGGCTACAACGGCCCGCGGGATCACGACCAGGGATTGCGGCAAATCGAGGTGTTCAACCGGATCGTGGCTGAAGCCCGCTTATTGGGCATGGAACCGCGATGGATTCATCTGGCCAATTCGGCGGCGGCGCTGGCCATTCCCGACGTCCCCGGCAACATGGTAAGAACGGGAATCGCGCTGTATGGTCAGCCTCCTTCTCCGGAGGTGCGCGATCTGCTGCCGCTGGAGCCGGTGATGACTCTGGTGGGGCGGATTGGTTTCGTTCGGCGAGTCCGGCGAGGGCATGGATTTCCTGACCCGCTTTTCTGGAAAGCGCAGCAGGATGGTTGGGGCGCTGAGGTTCGTCTCGGCCACCGGATCGGCTATCCGCGTAGTCTGGCAGGTAGGGCTTCCGCTCTTTTCCGGGGAAAGCGGCAGCCGGTGGTGGGAATCATCGGAGAGGACATCTGTTATCTGTTCTGCGGATCGGATCGGCCGGAAATGGGTGAAGAAGTGGTCTTCTGGGGGAAGCAGAAACAAGAATTCCTTTATTTGTATGAACTTGCTCCATTGATCGGGGCTCTGCCATATGAATTGCCCACCTGGTTATCGGGAAGCCTGCCCCGTGTTTTCGGCAGCCCGCAATTGAGGTTGGCAAGCGAAGTCCATCAGGCCGCTTGA